One Oreochromis niloticus isolate F11D_XX linkage group LG16, O_niloticus_UMD_NMBU, whole genome shotgun sequence genomic window carries:
- the LOC100691527 gene encoding interferon alpha/beta receptor 1b isoform X2, translating to MSAAPRHRVALLYGLLLLFFCGGADGSEVPPPQNVTTKTLNTNYTLSWDWAPGAAGTHAVTFTTQYVPRYQLRFKKKKTPNWITACNQTSHRSCDLTRFNLHYLGIFVLRVQATVDGQHSEWAQKEFCPDKEAALGPPSNVTLAPAGSDLDVVLTDPLTSNNTSMREHVPDLYYHVQYWERQADGQASPHKQLRINTTMVTLPGLKAWTWYCVRVQSRYDFYSKISDFTVPHCMQTEGSIPWWNIFLYFLGSLLFFFLIVLGTIYSLFRCCKTVKDVLNPSDQMPSHLKKYLCSSPGSDIPRLLTPDSESELLCEGVTICPPPAVLESHIPPAEELAAPPSGLEPNSSVRHSRQDSSSSGDSGVYSSGGGSSGSSALKQLSAVRHNHMGSDDSFKGLLDPERVNLREMTAHLKSQPEVADEGVVDVCV from the exons GTGGAGCCGATGGATCCGAGGTGCCGCCTCCTCAGAACGTCACCACGAAGACCTTGAACACCAACTACACGCTGAGCTGGGACTGGGCGCCGGGCGCTGCAGGGACCCACGCCGTCACCTTCACCACGCAATATGTGCC GAGGTACCAGCTGAGgtttaagaagaaaaagactCCAAACTGGATCACGGCGTGCAACCAGACGTCACACCGGTCATGTGACCTCACACGGTTCAACCTGCACTACCTGGGCATCTTTGTGCTCCGGGTGCAAGCCACCGTGGACGGGCAGCACTCGGAGTGGGCGCAGAAGGAGTTCTGCCCCGATAAGGAGG CCGCTCTGGGGCCTCCCAGCAACGTGACGCTCGCTCCTGCTGGAAGCGACCTGGACGTGGTCCTCACCGACCCGCTGACCAGCAACAACACCTCCATGAGGGAGCACGTCCCCGACCTGTACTACCACGTCCAGTACTGGGAGCGCCAGGCTGATGGGCAG GCCTCGCCTCATAAGCAGCTGAGGATCAACACCACCATGGTGACGCTGCCGGGCCTGAAGGCGTGGACCTGGTACTGTGTGAGGGTGCAGTCTCGCTACGACTTTTACTCGAAGATCAGCGACTTCACGGTGCCGCACTGCATGCAGACCGAAG GTTCGATCCCCTGGTGGAACATCTTCCTGTACTTCCTGGGCTCGCTGCTGTTCTTCTTCCTGATCGTGCTGGGAACCATTTACAGCTTATTCAGGTGCTGCAAGACTGTGAAGGATGTTCTGAACCCGTCCGACCAGATGCCCTCCCACCTGAAGAAG TACCTCTGCAGCTCTCCGGGCTCCGACATCCCTCGCCTCCTCACCCCGGACTCTGAGTCTGAGCTGCTGTGTGAAGGCGTGACCATCTGTCCACCGCCCGCCGTCCTGGAAAGCCACATCCCTCCTGCCGAGGAGCTGGCAGCGCCCCCCTCGGGCCTGGAGCCGAACAGCAG CGTCAGGCACAGCCGGcaggacagcagcagcagcggcgacTCCGGCGTCTACTCCTCTGGCGGCGGCTCATCCGGAAGCTCCGCCCTGAAGCAGCTCAGCGCCGTTCGCCACAACCACATGGGGAGCGATGACAGCTTTAAGGGTTTGTTGGACCCTGAGCGGGTGAACCTGCGGGAGATGACAGCCCACCTCAAGAGCCAGCCCGAGGTCGCAGACGAGGGTGTCGTGGACGTGTGCGTCTGA
- the ifngr2-2 gene encoding uncharacterized protein ifngr2-2 yields MLLILLCFHTFTWVASQAPPPPQNVQVEKGQLTWTPGEPDVTYTVNYRRFNSDKWEALPACIQTPLHSCNISAIGPSDTNGSPENSCVTLRVQAERRGLRSEGVNACSRYGDVCTPPFSILTRPGSLTVLLNDDHELAKEHDSNAKHRIYFGREGESPLQEYEDTVASTTIEELEEGQRYCVQVAYTLHGKLVEPCSCIQCEVIPASEHVNRTPMIVGLLVGIVVLAIIILAFSYPLFFHH; encoded by the exons ATGCTGCTGATCCTGCTCTGCTTCCACACCTTCACCTGGG TCGCGTCTCAGGCGCCGCCGCCGCCACAGAACGTCCAGGTGGAGAAGGGTCAGCTGACTTGGACTCCAGGGGAGCCGGACGTCACCTACACGGTGAATTACCGCAG ATTTAACTCTGATAAATGGGAAGCTCTTCCAGCCTGCATCCAGACGCCGTTACATTCCTGCAACATATCAGCGATTGGGCCGAGCGACACTAACGGCTCGCCTGAGAACAGCTGCGTGACGCTGCGTGTGCAGGCCGAGAGACGGGGGCTGAGATCTGAGGGTGTTAACGCCTGCAGCAGATACG GTGACGTCTGCACGCCTCCGTTCAGCATTTTGACCCGGCCCGGATCACTCACCGTATTACTTAACGATGACCACGAGCTGGCGAAGGAACACGACAGCAATGCCAAGCACAGGATTTACTttggcagagagggagagagtccTCTGCAG GAGTATGAAGACACTGTAGCCTCCACGACCATTgaagagctggaggaggggCAGCGGTACTGTGTTCAGGTGGCCTATACGCTCCACGGGAAACTCGTGGAACCATGCAGCTGCATCCAGTGTGAGGTCATCCCTGCTTCAG AACACGTGAACAGGACGCCGATGATCGTGGGGCTGCTCGTCGGCATCGTGGTCCTCGCCATCATCATTCTTGCATTCAGCTACCCCCTGTTTTTTCACCATTAG
- the LOC100691527 gene encoding interferon alpha/beta receptor 1b isoform X1: MSAAHHHSLALLHGLFLLLLLLFFFCGGADGSEVPPPQNVTTKTLNTNYTLSWDWAPGAAGTHAVTFTTQYVPRYQLRFKKKKTPNWITACNQTSHRSCDLTRFNLHYLGIFVLRVQATVDGQHSEWAQKEFCPDKEAALGPPSNVTLAPAGSDLDVVLTDPLTSNNTSMREHVPDLYYHVQYWERQADGQASPHKQLRINTTMVTLPGLKAWTWYCVRVQSRYDFYSKISDFTVPHCMQTEGSIPWWNIFLYFLGSLLFFFLIVLGTIYSLFRCCKTVKDVLNPSDQMPSHLKKYLCSSPGSDIPRLLTPDSESELLCEGVTICPPPAVLESHIPPAEELAAPPSGLEPNSSVRHSRQDSSSSGDSGVYSSGGGSSGSSALKQLSAVRHNHMGSDDSFKGLLDPERVNLREMTAHLKSQPEVADEGVVDVCV; encoded by the exons ATGTCCGCCGCACACCACCACAGCCTCGCTCTTCTTCAcggcctcttcctcctcctcctcctcctcttcttcttctgtg GTGGAGCCGATGGATCCGAGGTGCCGCCTCCTCAGAACGTCACCACGAAGACCTTGAACACCAACTACACGCTGAGCTGGGACTGGGCGCCGGGCGCTGCAGGGACCCACGCCGTCACCTTCACCACGCAATATGTGCC GAGGTACCAGCTGAGgtttaagaagaaaaagactCCAAACTGGATCACGGCGTGCAACCAGACGTCACACCGGTCATGTGACCTCACACGGTTCAACCTGCACTACCTGGGCATCTTTGTGCTCCGGGTGCAAGCCACCGTGGACGGGCAGCACTCGGAGTGGGCGCAGAAGGAGTTCTGCCCCGATAAGGAGG CCGCTCTGGGGCCTCCCAGCAACGTGACGCTCGCTCCTGCTGGAAGCGACCTGGACGTGGTCCTCACCGACCCGCTGACCAGCAACAACACCTCCATGAGGGAGCACGTCCCCGACCTGTACTACCACGTCCAGTACTGGGAGCGCCAGGCTGATGGGCAG GCCTCGCCTCATAAGCAGCTGAGGATCAACACCACCATGGTGACGCTGCCGGGCCTGAAGGCGTGGACCTGGTACTGTGTGAGGGTGCAGTCTCGCTACGACTTTTACTCGAAGATCAGCGACTTCACGGTGCCGCACTGCATGCAGACCGAAG GTTCGATCCCCTGGTGGAACATCTTCCTGTACTTCCTGGGCTCGCTGCTGTTCTTCTTCCTGATCGTGCTGGGAACCATTTACAGCTTATTCAGGTGCTGCAAGACTGTGAAGGATGTTCTGAACCCGTCCGACCAGATGCCCTCCCACCTGAAGAAG TACCTCTGCAGCTCTCCGGGCTCCGACATCCCTCGCCTCCTCACCCCGGACTCTGAGTCTGAGCTGCTGTGTGAAGGCGTGACCATCTGTCCACCGCCCGCCGTCCTGGAAAGCCACATCCCTCCTGCCGAGGAGCTGGCAGCGCCCCCCTCGGGCCTGGAGCCGAACAGCAG CGTCAGGCACAGCCGGcaggacagcagcagcagcggcgacTCCGGCGTCTACTCCTCTGGCGGCGGCTCATCCGGAAGCTCCGCCCTGAAGCAGCTCAGCGCCGTTCGCCACAACCACATGGGGAGCGATGACAGCTTTAAGGGTTTGTTGGACCCTGAGCGGGTGAACCTGCGGGAGATGACAGCCCACCTCAAGAGCCAGCCCGAGGTCGCAGACGAGGGTGTCGTGGACGTGTGCGTCTGA